The following nucleotide sequence is from Chromobacterium rhizoryzae.
GCGCGCGGGGGGCTCTCCCTCCGGCGCGTCTCCTTGGTTCTGATGAATATTGTTTTTGTATCGCGTCGCTCATTCTGGTCAGCGCCAACGGAAAATACTTCGTGCAGACGTCTGGTTTATGCGCGGGAATTGCCGGAATATATTATGCAAACGCACAAACCCTGGACGCGCCATGCCCATTCTGACCGCCGAACTCGCGCAGGACATCGTCAGCCGCACCATGCGCATCATTCCGTTCAACGTGAACGTGATGGACGCCCAAGGCGCGATTCTGGGCAGCGGCGACGCCGGCCGGCTGGGGCAGTTGCACGACGGCGCGCTGCTGGCGCTGGCGCAGCGACGCACGGTGGAAATAGACGAGGCCACCGCCGGCAAGCTGCACGGCTCCCGTCCCGGCATCAACCTGCCCCTGCACGTGAACGGCCGCATCGCGGGCGTGGTCGGCCTGACCGGCCAGCCGGAGCAGGTTCGCCAGTTCGGCGAACTGGTGCGGCTGACCGCCGAGATGATTCTGGAGCAAGCGCAGTTGCAGCGGGCGCTGCAACACGACGCGCGCCAACGCGAAGCCTTTGTGCTGGAATGGATACGCGGCGAGCCCGGCGCGGCGCTGGACGCCTGGGCGCAGCGCCTGGGGCTGCGCTTGGAACAGCATCATGTGGCGCTGAGCCTGCAACTGGATGAAGAGGGCTTGGCCGCCGATCAGGCCCAGGCGGCGCTGCAACAGCTGCAATCGGCGCTGGCGGCGCGCTGGCCGCGCTTGCTGAGCGCGGCCACCGGCCCTTACGAGCTGGTGCTGGTGGAGGCTTGCGAGGAGGAAGGCGAAGCCGAACGCGAAGCGCTGCTGCAACGCCGGCTGCGCGCGCTGGCCGCCTGGCTGGAAGAAACGGCGGCGCCCGGCTTCCGCTTGGGCATGGGCATTGCGCTGCCGGGGCGGGACGGCGCGGCCCAATCCTGTCTCAGCGCCCGCGCCGCCGCGCGCATCGGCCGGCAACGGCAGCCCAAGCGGCGGGCGCACAGCTATTACGAACTGGCGCTGCCGGTGCTGCTGTCCGGCCTGGATCACGGCTGGCAGGCCCAGCAATTGCGGCAGCCGCTGCAAAGGCTGGAGCAGGCCGGCAAAAGCGGGCTGCGCCGCACCGCCGAGGCCTGGTTCGCCCACCAGTCCCACCCCGGCGCCACCGCGCGGGCGCTGCACATCCACCGCAACACGCTGGACTACCGGCTGGGCCGCATCGCCGACATCACCGGACTGGACCTGCAGCGCCACGAGGACCGTTTCCGGCTCTACGTCGCGCTGCTGCTGGGGTGACACTCGCTCGTCGATGGCCTCGGCCTCGGGCTACCGGCCGATGCGCTTGAGCCGCGCCGGCTTGGCCCCCTGCTGCGCCAGCGCGACTTCCAGCAAGGTCTCCAGATGCTTATACGCAGTCCATGACTGCTGCAACGAAACAAGACCAAGACGGCGTATGGACACTTTTTGAGAGGCAGGCTCCAAGCCTGTCTCTAGTATTGCCCCCTGTCGCGATGCCCGAGATCGCCCTCACCGCACAGGACCGCCATATGCCTTCCATTCCCTTTTTCTCAAGTCGCCCCTCCCAGCAGCCCAGCCCGATTGAAGCGCAACTGCTCGCCAACGCAAAAACCCCGGCAGAACGCCGTGAAACGGAAAATCTGTTTGCTCAGGTGAAACAAATACGCAATGCACCCGATTCGTCGGCATCCACGCTTTCGCCCCCCGCCTTTCCCCTCACCTTGAAAAACGTTCTGCTGAGCGGCCTGTATGTCCAGGCCGGGGTCCAGCCGCTTCTCAACCGCGAATCGCCGTTGCTTCCGGCGTCTTCCGCGCCATCCGCCCTC
It contains:
- a CDS encoding sugar diacid recognition domain-containing protein encodes the protein MPILTAELAQDIVSRTMRIIPFNVNVMDAQGAILGSGDAGRLGQLHDGALLALAQRRTVEIDEATAGKLHGSRPGINLPLHVNGRIAGVVGLTGQPEQVRQFGELVRLTAEMILEQAQLQRALQHDARQREAFVLEWIRGEPGAALDAWAQRLGLRLEQHHVALSLQLDEEGLAADQAQAALQQLQSALAARWPRLLSAATGPYELVLVEACEEEGEAEREALLQRRLRALAAWLEETAAPGFRLGMGIALPGRDGAAQSCLSARAAARIGRQRQPKRRAHSYYELALPVLLSGLDHGWQAQQLRQPLQRLEQAGKSGLRRTAEAWFAHQSHPGATARALHIHRNTLDYRLGRIADITGLDLQRHEDRFRLYVALLLG